A genomic window from Engraulis encrasicolus isolate BLACKSEA-1 chromosome 14, IST_EnEncr_1.0, whole genome shotgun sequence includes:
- the emp3a gene encoding epithelial membrane protein 3 — MALLLLFVIVLHLVTLAMLFIATMEKSWWAWGDIETSDLWHKCMFDNTTETWLCSSSNSESDWLQAVQALMILGVVFSSISFLIFLGQLFTMSKGGLFYLTGLSQIGAGMSVFAAALIFTFQHKDILQDNREPTLGHFGYCFIMAWACVPLLMLSGVLYVHLRKRA, encoded by the exons ATGGCTCTCCTGCTGCTGTTTGTGATTGTGCTGCACTTGGTCACGTTGGCCATGCTCTTCATAGCCACCATGGAGAAG TCGTGGTGGGCATGGGGAGACATTGAGACGTCAGACCTCTGGCACAAATGCATGTTTGACAACACTACAGAGACCTGGCTGTGTTCTTCTAGTAATAGTGAGAGTG ACTGGCTGCAGGCGGTGCAGGCCCTCATGATCCTTGGTGTGGTCTTCTCCTCCATTTCCTTCCTCATCTTCCTGGGTCAGCTCTTCACCATGTCCAAAGGAGGCCTCTTCTATCTCACTGGCCTGAGCCAAATAGGGGCAG GCATGTCGGTGTTTGCCGCCGCTCTGATCTTCACGTTCCAGCACAAGGACATCCTCCAGGACAACCGTGAGCCTACGCTGGGCCACTTTGGCTACTGCTTCATCATGGCCTGGGCCTGCGTGCCCCTGCTGATGCTGAGCGGCGTACTGTACGTCCACCTCAGGAAGCGAGCCTGA
- the fam83e gene encoding protein FAM83G → MSNSQEQSLDEDAVFQPLTEACPQFMHSESERYALECLLNEGPGAFYMQLNAERLGPFLSPEEVNQMGAWAHDYRVSQVVLEEDMMLVGGAAGDPSATVVDGDGKGEGGQGAMLQDFSARYFPVHSDTPAPPLELGWPERESWDCMGQARVYTSPPQEAAPPIREVVRKLIQGAKKVVGIVTDRLSDSAVIGDLHAVASLGIPVYIILNQRTVEENFTPHRLRHPNIRVRIMGGKTFCTRDGKTVEGELKENFLLVDLEKVMVGSYSLTWMDAHLHRQLVMVMSGPVVESFDREFRILYAASLPIPDTWKAGRPPGLDMTPVSKHQRPENLDMSGVKPLPAESYLSPPPAYADQVIDWEALGLVPTVPESPILAPGGLPLGITVGEGPMPHREPIFEEPMQLEEKPIQPQAMVPHANLAARGENRTSPNVAPGNLWKEDQATFRPVRRLSMQSDEDRQHLNKLSASQERLWSPKCVFPNPLSPTSPRDSSLRRNSVNEDVKPDSRANSRSGNAKRPLILRVPQRENFTALSDILRKLQGKQSTPKRGPKAAVSDISRSMMDLSTSHGTQSNCFDGKSETPAQALMKQRFDDKSFTRPPKSFLPSIRPRSSSFAWNTDWRSPPKADE, encoded by the exons ATGTCAAACTCCCAAGAGCAGAGCCTGGACGAGGATGCAGTCTTCCAGCCACTGACGGAGGCCTGCCCGCAGTTCATGCACAGCGAGTCAGAGCGCTATGCCCTGGAGTGCCTGCTGAACGAGGGGCCCGGGGCCTTCTACATGCAGCTCAACGCCGAGCGCCTGGGGCCTTTCCTGTCCCCCGAGGAGGTCAACCAGATGGGCGCCTGGGCCCACGACTACCGCGTCAGCCAGGTGGTACTGGAGGAGGACATGATGTTGGTGGGGGGCGCAGCAGGGGACCCATCTGCGACCGtggtggatggggatgggaaagGGGAAGGGGGCCAGGGGGCGATGCTGCAGGACTTCTCGGCACGCTACTTCCCCGTGCACTCGGACACACCGGCGCCCCCACTGGAGCTGGGCTGGCCCGAGAGGGAGTCGTGGGACTGCATGGGCCAGGCCCGCGTGTACACCAGCCCGCCACAGGAGGCTGCGCCGCCCATACGAGAGGTGGTCAGGAAACTCATACAGGGAGCCAAAAAG GTCGTTGGCATAGTGACAGACAGACTGTCGGACAGTGCTGTGATCGGTGACCTCCATGCGGTGGCTTCCCTCGGCATCCCAGTCTACATCATCCTCAACCAGAGGACCGTCGAGGAGAACTTCACACCGCACAGGCTACGGCACCCA AACATACGGGTGCGCATCATGGGGGGCAAGACCTTTTGCACCAGAGATGGGAAGACGGTGGAGGGGGAGCTGAAGGAGAACTTCCTACTAGTGGATCTGGAGAAGGTCATGGTGGGAAGCTACAG ccTCACCTGGATGGACGCCCACCTGCACCGGCAGCTGGTGATGGTCATGAGTGGGCCCGTGGTGGAATCCTTCGACCGCGAGTTCCGAATCCTCTACGCCGCCTCCCTGCCCATCCCCGACACTTGGAAGGCTGGTCGCCCCCCAGGCCTGGACATGACCCCGGTCTCCAAGCACCAAAGGCCGGAGAACCTGGACATGAGCGGCGTCAAGCCTCTTCCAGCCGAGAGCTACCTGAGTCCCCCACCGGCCTATGCGGACCAGGTGATCGACTGGGAGGCCCTTGGTCTCGTGCCGACGGTCCCTGAGTCACCCATACTGGCTCCTGGGGGCCTCCCGCTGGGAATTACTGTGGGGGAGGGGCCCATGCCGCACCGCGAGCCCATCTTTGAGGAGCCGATGCAGCTTGAGGAGAAACCCATCCAGCCCCAGGCAATGGTCCCACATGCTAACCTAGCAGCACGCGGGGAAAACAG GACAAGCCCCAATGTAGCTCCAGGCAATTTGTGGAAGGAGGATCAGGCCACATTCAG acCCGTACGCAGGCTGTCCATGCAGTCTGATGAGGACAGGCAGCACCTGAACAAACTCAGTGCTTCTCAGGAGAGGTTATGGAGTCCTAAATGTGTGTTCCCAAATCCGCTCTCCCCGACCAGTCCAAGGGATTCTTCACTCAGGAGAAACAGTGTCAATGAGGATGTCAAACCGGATAGCCGAGCAAACAGCAGATCTGGAAATGCAAAG CGACCTCTGATCCTGCGAGTGCCGCAGAGGGAGAACTTCACAGCCCTCAGTGACATCCTGAGGAAGCTCCAGGGTAAGCAGAGCACCCCGAAGCGCGGGCCCAAGGCCGCCGTGTCTGACATCAGCCGCTCCATGATGGACCTGAGCACCAGCCACGGCACACAGAGCAAC TGTTTTGACGGCAAGTCCGAGACCCCAGCTCAGGCCCTGATGAAGCAACGTTTTGATGACAAGAGCTTCACCAGACCCCCAAAGTCCTTCCTGCCATCGATACGGCCACGCAGTAGCAGCTTTGCCTGGAACACGGATTGGAGGTCACCGCCGAAGGCAGATGAATAA